A stretch of Arthrobacter sunyaminii DNA encodes these proteins:
- a CDS encoding TerC family protein: MTVSPLIWGVTIAVILGLLAFDYFFHIRKAHIPTLKEAAVWSSIYVGLALVFGVLVLVFGGATAGSEYFAGYITEKALSVDNLFVFLIIMASFRVPREDQQKVLLFGIVFALIARTGFIFLGAALINSFSWIFYLFGLILLITAGNLLKPENSEKDEANNFIIRIAKRVLPTTDHYDGDKLVTVENGKKVLTPMLLVMVAIGGTDILFALDSIPAIFGLTQSTFIVFTATAFSLMGLRQLYFLIDGLLDRLIYLSYGLAAILAFIGVKLVLHALHENTLWFINNGEHVEVIEIGTGLSLGVIIGVLTVTIIASLVSPAGKAQTAVNNARRHANAYLDLTYTTDEGERERIYTALCEEERQIAGMDLKYRNKVKDIEEIRAEVARAHEAHAKYISK; encoded by the coding sequence ATGACTGTTTCCCCCTTGATCTGGGGAGTGACGATTGCCGTCATTCTGGGCCTGCTGGCCTTCGATTATTTCTTCCACATCCGCAAGGCGCATATTCCCACGCTCAAGGAAGCCGCTGTCTGGTCTTCCATCTACGTGGGTCTGGCGCTCGTCTTCGGCGTCCTGGTCCTGGTCTTCGGCGGAGCCACCGCCGGCAGTGAGTATTTCGCCGGATACATCACTGAGAAGGCTCTCTCAGTGGACAACCTCTTTGTCTTCCTCATCATCATGGCCAGCTTCCGGGTGCCCCGCGAAGACCAGCAGAAGGTGCTGCTCTTCGGCATCGTCTTCGCCCTGATCGCGCGGACCGGGTTCATCTTCCTGGGCGCGGCGCTGATCAACTCCTTCTCGTGGATCTTCTACCTGTTCGGCCTGATCCTGCTGATCACGGCCGGCAATCTGCTCAAGCCCGAGAACAGCGAAAAGGATGAGGCAAACAACTTCATCATCCGCATCGCCAAACGTGTGCTGCCCACCACCGACCATTACGACGGCGACAAGCTCGTCACGGTGGAGAACGGCAAGAAGGTCCTCACCCCCATGCTGCTGGTCATGGTGGCCATCGGCGGAACCGATATTCTCTTCGCCCTGGACTCCATTCCGGCCATCTTCGGCCTGACCCAGAGCACGTTCATTGTCTTCACCGCCACCGCGTTCTCCCTGATGGGCCTGCGCCAGCTCTACTTCCTCATCGACGGGCTGCTGGACCGCCTGATCTACCTTTCCTACGGTCTGGCCGCCATTCTCGCCTTCATCGGCGTGAAGCTGGTGCTGCATGCACTGCACGAAAACACGCTGTGGTTCATCAACAACGGTGAGCATGTGGAGGTCATCGAGATCGGCACGGGACTGTCCCTCGGTGTGATCATCGGGGTCCTGACGGTCACGATCATCGCGTCGCTGGTCAGCCCGGCCGGCAAGGCCCAAACGGCCGTGAACAATGCCCGCCGCCACGCCAACGCCTACCTGGACCTGACCTACACGACGGATGAAGGCGAACGGGAACGTATCTACACCGCGCTCTGCGAGGAAGAACGGCAGATCGCCGGGATGGACCTCAAGTACCGGAACAAGGTCAAGGACATCGAGGAGATCCGGGCAGAGGTAGCCCGGGCGCACGAGGCGCACGCGAAGTACATCAGCAAGTAG
- a CDS encoding nucleotidyltransferase family protein — protein MPVPVVGLVLAAGAGTRLGLGTKALLSFRGRPLIEHILTQLRSGGCTDITVVLGAQADRVLAHARLDRAGIVTNPSWETGLGSSFSRGVNAALADHPGAQALLVALGDQPGVSAAVVGRLIARHQPGRITAAGYRQPGSADLRRGHPLVFDPVLAAAAAKTAAGDAGARAYLHANPSLIDVVNCSDLSDGLDVDTPADLPLLEIPANNEWQ, from the coding sequence GTGCCCGTCCCGGTGGTTGGCCTTGTGCTGGCTGCCGGGGCGGGCACCCGTTTGGGTCTGGGCACCAAAGCACTGCTGTCCTTCCGGGGCAGACCGCTGATTGAACACATCCTCACGCAGCTTCGCAGCGGCGGCTGCACTGACATTACCGTGGTCCTTGGGGCCCAAGCCGACCGGGTGCTGGCCCATGCGCGGCTGGACCGGGCCGGAATAGTTACCAACCCGTCCTGGGAAACCGGACTGGGATCCTCCTTTAGCCGAGGCGTCAACGCCGCGCTGGCGGACCACCCCGGCGCACAAGCGCTGCTGGTGGCACTCGGCGACCAGCCCGGGGTGAGCGCCGCCGTCGTCGGCCGGTTGATTGCACGCCATCAACCCGGCCGTATCACCGCCGCCGGCTACCGGCAGCCCGGGTCAGCCGATCTTCGCCGCGGCCATCCGCTGGTCTTTGACCCGGTCCTGGCCGCCGCTGCGGCGAAGACGGCGGCTGGAGACGCCGGCGCCAGAGCGTACCTGCACGCCAATCCCTCACTGATCGACGTCGTCAACTGCTCTGATCTTTCTGACGGTTTGGACGTTGACACCCCGGCTGACCTGCCGCTTCTGGAGATCCCCGCGAACAATGAGTGGCAGTAA
- a CDS encoding DUF4193 domain-containing protein, whose product MATDYDAPRKTEDDGASTASLEELQAQRSVTPSATAVDVDETEAAESFELPGADLSGEELLVRVVPAQDDEFTCASCFLVRHRSQVALEKNGMKYCSDCEG is encoded by the coding sequence ATGGCGACAGATTACGACGCACCGCGCAAGACCGAGGACGACGGAGCATCCACCGCGTCCCTTGAAGAACTGCAGGCCCAGCGCAGTGTGACCCCGTCCGCCACCGCCGTAGACGTTGATGAAACGGAGGCCGCGGAGAGTTTTGAACTCCCCGGCGCTGACCTCTCCGGCGAGGAACTGCTGGTCCGCGTGGTTCCGGCGCAGGACGACGAATTCACCTGCGCCTCCTGCTTCCTGGTCCGCCACCGCTCCCAGGTGGCCCTGGAAAAGAACGGCATGAAGTACTGCTCTGACTGCGAAGGCTGA
- a CDS encoding YtxH domain-containing protein, giving the protein MVKKFVFLAGAGVGYLLGSKAGREKLMELWKDPKVQETVSHGTEWAKEKAPGLQEKVSEVTSTAKDKVSHSSDSGKPASSAGSSASKPAEASGTGSASNGSFTTGGNHTMAPAEVQPEPKKP; this is encoded by the coding sequence ATGGTTAAGAAGTTCGTATTTCTGGCCGGCGCAGGCGTTGGCTACCTGCTCGGTTCCAAGGCCGGCCGCGAAAAGCTGATGGAACTTTGGAAGGACCCCAAGGTCCAGGAAACTGTTTCCCACGGCACGGAGTGGGCAAAGGAAAAGGCACCCGGACTGCAGGAGAAGGTGTCCGAGGTTACTTCCACTGCCAAGGACAAGGTCTCGCATTCATCGGATTCCGGTAAGCCCGCCTCATCGGCAGGCTCGTCCGCTTCCAAGCCCGCTGAAGCGAGCGGAACCGGCTCCGCTTCCAACGGATCCTTCACCACGGGTGGTAACCACACCATGGCTCCGGCCGAAGTGCAGCCCGAGCCCAAGAAGCCGTAG
- a CDS encoding DUF779 domain-containing protein, with product MAANQEAGSNRAAIVSAEALEAAVTLPGENFSRVALTPAAQELLLQLREQHGPLMFHQSGGCCDGSSPMCYPAGDFITSEADVLLGTFEVAPGEQLDFWMSLEQFEYWKHTHLTVDVVPGRGSGFSVEAPEGKRFLIRSRLMGS from the coding sequence ATGGCTGCAAACCAGGAAGCAGGCTCCAACCGCGCCGCCATCGTGTCTGCAGAGGCGCTGGAGGCCGCCGTCACGCTGCCCGGGGAGAACTTTTCCCGGGTGGCGTTGACGCCTGCTGCGCAGGAGCTCCTGCTGCAGCTGCGGGAACAGCACGGCCCGCTGATGTTCCATCAATCGGGCGGCTGCTGCGACGGCTCATCACCGATGTGCTATCCGGCCGGGGACTTCATCACCTCTGAAGCGGATGTGTTGCTGGGGACCTTTGAAGTGGCGCCCGGGGAACAACTGGACTTCTGGATGTCCCTGGAGCAGTTCGAGTACTGGAAGCACACTCACCTTACGGTCGACGTGGTCCCGGGCCGGGGGAGCGGCTTCTCTGTCGAAGCTCCGGAGGGCAAGCGGTTCCTCATCCGGTCCCGCCTGATGGGCAGCTAG
- the adhP gene encoding alcohol dehydrogenase AdhP, with protein sequence MANMQAAVVNELGQELSVEEVAVPDPGPGQVLVKLVTTGVCHTDLHAAQGDWPVKPTPPFIPGHEGVGEVVAVGDGVTDVALGDMVGNAWLWSACGVCEYCRTGWETLCEQQQNGGYTVNGSFGQYMLVDAKFAARIPKGADPVEIAPVLCAGVTVYKGLKVSEARPGQWVVISGVGGLGHIAVQYAKAMGLRVAAVDIADDKLELATSFGAEVVVNARTEDPVEAIQSKIGGAHAVLVTAVHPSAFGQAIGMARRGGTIVFNGLPPGDFPAPIFDIVLKGLTIRGSIVGTRQDLAEAIDFYDRGLIHPKVSTRNLEEINAVMEELEQGKVDGRVVVQY encoded by the coding sequence ATGGCAAACATGCAAGCAGCCGTAGTCAACGAGCTTGGACAGGAACTGTCAGTGGAAGAAGTGGCGGTCCCGGACCCCGGACCGGGACAGGTGCTGGTCAAGCTGGTCACCACCGGCGTCTGCCACACTGACCTTCACGCTGCCCAGGGTGACTGGCCGGTGAAACCCACTCCGCCCTTCATCCCCGGCCACGAGGGCGTCGGTGAAGTTGTTGCTGTGGGAGACGGCGTTACTGATGTCGCCCTGGGGGACATGGTGGGCAACGCGTGGCTGTGGTCCGCCTGCGGCGTGTGTGAGTACTGCCGCACCGGGTGGGAAACGCTGTGCGAGCAGCAACAGAACGGCGGCTACACAGTCAACGGATCCTTCGGTCAATACATGCTGGTTGACGCCAAATTTGCCGCCCGCATCCCCAAGGGTGCGGACCCGGTGGAGATCGCCCCGGTGCTGTGCGCCGGAGTGACCGTCTACAAGGGGCTGAAGGTCAGCGAAGCACGGCCCGGGCAATGGGTGGTGATCTCCGGCGTTGGAGGGCTGGGCCATATCGCGGTTCAATATGCCAAAGCCATGGGGCTGCGGGTTGCCGCAGTGGACATCGCTGACGACAAGCTGGAGCTCGCCACGTCATTCGGCGCCGAAGTGGTGGTCAATGCACGCACCGAGGATCCCGTCGAGGCAATCCAGTCCAAGATTGGCGGTGCCCATGCCGTGCTGGTTACAGCGGTCCATCCCTCGGCATTCGGGCAGGCCATTGGCATGGCACGGCGCGGCGGCACCATTGTCTTCAACGGCCTTCCGCCGGGAGATTTTCCGGCACCCATCTTTGACATTGTGCTCAAGGGACTCACCATCCGCGGCTCGATTGTGGGCACCCGGCAGGACCTTGCCGAGGCGATCGACTTCTACGACCGCGGCCTCATCCATCCGAAGGTGAGCACCCGGAACCTCGAGGAGATCAACGCCGTGATGGAGGAGCTGGAGCAGGGCAAAGTCGACGGACGGGTGGTTGTCCAGTACTGA
- a CDS encoding aldehyde dehydrogenase family protein produces the protein MTVYAQPGTEGSKLSFKPRYENWIGGEWVPPVKGGYFENVSPVTGKVFCEVARGTSEDIDLALDAAHKAAPSWGKTSVAERAQILNRIADRIEENLELLAVAETWDNGKPVRETLAADMPLAVDHFRYFAGAVRAQEGTLSQIDDNTTAYHFHEPLGVVGQIIPWNFPILMAVWKLAPALAAGNAIVLKPAEQTPASIMVLMELLADILPAGVLNVVNGFGVEAGKPLASSKRIRKIAFTGETTTGRLIMQYASQNLIPVTLELGGKSPNIFFADVAQEDDAFYDKALEGFNMFALNQGEVCTCPSRALVQDSIYDSFMSDALARTAQMIQGNPLDTNTMVGAQASNDQLEKILSYMDIAHQEGAKVLTGGERLMLDGDLAGGFYVKPTVFEGTNNMRIFQEEIFGPVVSVTRFSDYGEALAIANDTLYGLGAGVWSRNGNTAYRAGRDIQAGRVWVNNYHAYPAHAAFGGYKSSGIGRENHAMMLDHYQQTKNLLVSYAENKQGFF, from the coding sequence ATGACTGTATATGCACAGCCCGGCACCGAGGGCTCCAAGCTTTCCTTCAAGCCCCGATACGAGAACTGGATTGGCGGCGAATGGGTGCCCCCGGTCAAGGGCGGGTACTTTGAAAACGTTTCTCCGGTCACCGGAAAGGTGTTCTGCGAAGTGGCCCGGGGTACGTCAGAGGACATTGACCTGGCCCTGGACGCGGCGCACAAGGCCGCTCCGTCGTGGGGCAAGACTTCGGTGGCGGAACGGGCACAGATCCTGAACCGCATCGCCGACCGCATCGAAGAAAACCTGGAGCTGCTGGCTGTTGCCGAGACCTGGGACAACGGCAAGCCCGTCCGTGAGACGCTGGCCGCGGATATGCCGCTGGCCGTTGACCACTTCCGCTATTTTGCCGGAGCCGTCCGCGCGCAGGAGGGCACGCTCTCCCAGATTGACGACAACACCACGGCTTACCACTTCCACGAACCGCTGGGTGTGGTGGGACAGATCATCCCGTGGAACTTCCCCATCCTCATGGCTGTCTGGAAGCTGGCTCCGGCGCTTGCCGCGGGCAACGCCATCGTCCTGAAGCCGGCCGAGCAGACTCCGGCCTCGATCATGGTCCTCATGGAACTGCTCGCGGACATTCTGCCCGCCGGTGTGCTCAATGTGGTCAACGGCTTTGGCGTGGAGGCCGGCAAGCCGCTGGCATCCTCAAAGCGGATCCGCAAGATCGCCTTCACCGGTGAAACCACCACCGGCCGGCTGATCATGCAGTACGCGAGCCAGAACCTCATTCCGGTCACCCTCGAGCTGGGCGGCAAGAGCCCGAACATCTTCTTCGCGGATGTCGCCCAGGAGGATGACGCCTTCTACGACAAGGCACTGGAAGGGTTCAACATGTTTGCCCTGAACCAGGGTGAAGTGTGCACCTGCCCCTCACGGGCGCTGGTCCAGGACTCCATTTACGACTCTTTCATGTCGGATGCGCTGGCGCGCACCGCGCAGATGATCCAGGGCAATCCGCTGGACACCAACACCATGGTCGGTGCGCAGGCGTCCAACGACCAGTTGGAAAAGATCCTCTCCTACATGGATATTGCGCATCAGGAAGGCGCAAAAGTGCTCACCGGCGGTGAGCGTCTGATGCTCGACGGCGATCTCGCCGGCGGCTTCTACGTGAAGCCCACCGTGTTTGAAGGCACCAACAACATGCGCATCTTCCAGGAGGAGATCTTCGGCCCGGTGGTCTCGGTGACCCGCTTCTCGGACTACGGCGAGGCTCTGGCCATAGCCAACGACACCCTCTACGGCCTCGGAGCCGGCGTATGGTCCCGCAACGGCAACACCGCGTACCGCGCCGGCCGGGACATCCAGGCCGGCCGGGTATGGGTGAACAACTACCATGCCTATCCCGCACACGCGGCGTTTGGCGGTTACAAGTCCTCCGGCATCGGACGAGAGAACCACGCCATGATGCTGGACCACTACCAGCAGACCAAGAACCTGCTGGTCAGCTACGCCGAAAACAAGCAGGGCTTCTTCTAA
- a CDS encoding DHA2 family efflux MFS transporter permease subunit, whose protein sequence is MAIERSTDGGAPGTSRYIRYRWWGLLAISLGVAMIIMDATIVSVAVPSIVGDLGISSTQIQWVQEIYTLLFAALLLTWGRIADRVGRRRVMLAGVVLFVAASILCALAESGGVLILGRAIQGLGGSMILPTTLALLNANFQGRERGIAFAVWGSTIGGMAAIGPLLGGWLTENASWRWAFGINIPVGVLIVGGLLLFVAESSEPVVGAAQRLDLGGAALSIIGFGALVFGLIEGRTYGWWNASEDAAFQVGNLSPVPLAFLLAVLALTCFVLLQRSRTAAGKGVILDLSLFRIPSFANGNVTALIVSFGEFGLILSLPLWFQNVLGFTAFQAGLALLPLAVGSFLASGGVAALARRFSPILVVRMGLGLEILSIAALALLIRPDSTAWLTSPILLVYGIGVGLATAQLTSVVLAEVPIAKSGQGSATQSTARQTGSALGIAVLGTAFFTTLRTGTEDRVADAVAGNPQLGAVVDSVNATSGGSISALAADPQTAFIADAAREAMTNGASLAGWIAAAALLIGFLTSLRIKPVIGPRAGEPAGVRAPEEGPGASSP, encoded by the coding sequence ATGGCTATCGAACGCAGTACCGACGGCGGGGCACCGGGCACCAGCCGCTACATCCGTTACCGGTGGTGGGGCCTGCTGGCCATCAGCCTCGGTGTGGCCATGATTATCATGGACGCCACCATCGTGTCGGTGGCCGTGCCCTCAATCGTTGGTGATCTGGGCATCTCCAGCACCCAGATCCAGTGGGTCCAGGAAATCTACACCCTGCTGTTCGCTGCCCTGCTCCTCACCTGGGGCCGGATCGCGGACCGGGTGGGACGACGGCGGGTGATGCTGGCCGGCGTCGTCCTGTTTGTTGCCGCGAGCATACTGTGCGCCCTCGCCGAGTCCGGCGGTGTTCTGATCCTGGGGCGCGCCATCCAGGGGTTGGGCGGATCGATGATCCTGCCGACCACCCTGGCCCTGTTGAACGCCAATTTCCAGGGACGCGAACGCGGCATCGCCTTCGCCGTCTGGGGATCAACGATCGGCGGCATGGCGGCCATTGGCCCGCTGCTGGGCGGCTGGCTCACCGAGAATGCCAGCTGGCGCTGGGCTTTTGGCATCAACATCCCGGTTGGCGTGCTGATTGTGGGCGGTCTGCTGCTGTTTGTCGCGGAGTCGTCCGAACCCGTGGTCGGCGCCGCACAGCGCTTGGACCTGGGCGGAGCCGCCCTGTCCATTATCGGCTTCGGGGCACTGGTGTTCGGCCTGATCGAAGGCCGCACCTACGGCTGGTGGAATGCGTCCGAGGACGCTGCGTTCCAGGTGGGGAACCTCTCCCCTGTTCCCCTGGCCTTCCTGCTCGCTGTATTGGCCCTGACGTGTTTTGTGCTGCTGCAGCGCTCGCGGACGGCCGCGGGGAAGGGCGTGATCCTGGATCTGTCGCTTTTCCGGATCCCGTCCTTTGCCAACGGCAACGTCACCGCGCTCATTGTCAGCTTCGGTGAGTTTGGGCTGATCCTATCGCTGCCGCTGTGGTTCCAGAATGTGCTGGGCTTTACCGCTTTCCAAGCCGGCCTGGCCCTGCTGCCGCTGGCCGTGGGATCTTTCCTCGCCAGCGGAGGCGTTGCGGCGCTGGCGCGGAGGTTCAGCCCCATCCTGGTGGTCCGGATGGGACTGGGTCTGGAAATCCTGAGCATTGCCGCCCTGGCCCTGCTGATCCGGCCGGACAGCACCGCCTGGCTGACCTCGCCCATCCTGCTGGTTTACGGCATTGGCGTGGGACTGGCCACCGCCCAACTCACCTCAGTGGTCCTTGCCGAAGTTCCCATCGCCAAGAGCGGACAGGGCTCGGCTACCCAGAGCACCGCGCGGCAGACCGGATCCGCGCTGGGCATCGCCGTGCTGGGAACGGCCTTCTTCACCACCCTGCGCACCGGCACCGAGGACCGGGTGGCGGACGCCGTCGCCGGCAACCCCCAGCTGGGTGCTGTGGTGGATTCCGTCAATGCAACCTCAGGCGGCAGCATCTCCGCACTGGCAGCGGATCCGCAGACCGCTTTCATCGCGGACGCCGCTCGGGAAGCCATGACCAACGGGGCGTCCCTGGCGGGCTGGATCGCCGCTGCCGCACTGCTGATTGGCTTCCTCACCAGCCTGCGCATCAAGCCGGTTATCGGGCCGCGGGCCGGTGAGCCGGCCGGTGTGCGGGCTCCGGAAGAGGGGCCCGGCGCAAGTTCTCCGTAG